The following proteins are co-located in the Gloeocapsa sp. PCC 7428 genome:
- a CDS encoding valine--pyruvate transaminase, whose protein sequence is MNPALTQIGDQMSNLTGVRAIMKDIIETLQAGSGREFINLSAGNPLILPEVEQLWRDCTAQLLASEDYGEVVCRYGSSQGYGPLITAIANDFNRRYNLNLSDRNILITPGSQSLYFYAANAFGGYTSDGDLKQIVLPLSPDYTGYGGVSLVPEALIAYKPTLDIDAAAHRFKYRPDFSQLTITESTGCVIFSRPCNPTGNVMTDEEVRKIAALAAPYEVPVFIDSAYAPPFPALNFTEMTPVFGSNILHCMSLSKAGLPGERIGVAIGDAKLIQVLESFQTNMCIHPSRYGQAIAARAINSGALAEIAECVIRPFYQNKFTVLENTLNAAMPQDLPWFLHRGEGAIFAWLWLKDLPITDWELYQQLKQVGVIVVPGSTFFPGLRESWLHKQQCLRISLTASDAEIATAMQRLAKVTEQVYQRAAVSA, encoded by the coding sequence ATGAACCCTGCCCTGACTCAAATTGGCGACCAAATGTCCAACCTGACAGGCGTCAGGGCGATTATGAAGGATATTATTGAAACGCTACAAGCTGGCTCAGGTAGGGAATTTATTAATTTGAGTGCGGGAAATCCGCTGATTTTGCCTGAAGTAGAGCAACTGTGGCGAGACTGTACGGCGCAACTTTTAGCAAGTGAAGATTACGGTGAGGTCGTTTGTCGCTACGGTTCGAGTCAAGGTTATGGGCCATTAATTACCGCGATCGCTAACGATTTTAATCGACGCTACAACTTGAACTTAAGCGATCGCAATATCTTGATTACTCCTGGAAGTCAGTCACTGTATTTTTATGCCGCGAATGCTTTTGGCGGATACACGAGTGATGGGGACTTAAAACAAATCGTTTTACCTCTCAGCCCAGATTACACGGGTTACGGCGGTGTTAGCTTGGTTCCGGAGGCGTTGATTGCTTACAAGCCAACTCTTGATATTGATGCTGCTGCGCATCGGTTCAAATATCGCCCTGACTTTAGCCAATTGACGATTACCGAAAGTACTGGTTGTGTGATTTTCTCGCGTCCGTGTAATCCTACCGGAAATGTGATGACAGATGAGGAAGTCAGAAAAATTGCGGCTTTGGCTGCGCCGTATGAGGTACCAGTGTTTATTGATTCCGCGTACGCACCACCGTTTCCTGCGTTGAATTTTACGGAAATGACACCGGTGTTTGGTAGTAATATTCTGCATTGTATGAGTTTATCGAAAGCCGGATTGCCAGGAGAACGCATTGGGGTAGCAATTGGTGATGCGAAGTTGATTCAGGTGCTGGAATCTTTTCAAACAAATATGTGCATTCACCCGTCGCGGTATGGACAGGCGATCGCAGCGCGCGCGATTAACTCTGGGGCGTTGGCGGAAATTGCTGAATGCGTGATTCGACCTTTTTACCAAAATAAATTTACTGTTCTGGAAAATACACTCAATGCAGCGATGCCGCAAGATTTACCTTGGTTTTTACATCGCGGTGAAGGAGCAATTTTTGCTTGGTTGTGGTTGAAAGATTTGCCGATTACTGATTGGGAGTTGTATCAACAGTTAAAGCAAGTGGGTGTGATTGTTGTTCCTGGTAGTACTTTCTTCCCTGGTTTGCGCGAAAGTTGGTTGCATAAGCAGCAGTGTTTGCGGATTAGTCTAACGGCGAGTGATGCAGAAATTGCAACCGCGATGCAACGTTTGGCGAAGGTGACTGAACAGGTTTATCAACGTGCGGCTGTGAGTGCGTAA
- the rimM gene encoding ribosome maturation factor RimM (Essential for efficient processing of 16S rRNA) codes for MANHKGAKDAKLEQESSGWLEIGRIVAPQGLNGEVRVYPDTDFPERFEQPGTRWLLCSQDEEPRPIELLSGRYLAGKNLYVVEFLGVENRDQAEALRGCKLLVRESDRPVLGEDEYHVLDLVGLEVIMQESGAKIGAVVDVLPAGNDLLEVKLYQDPIADNNSRTVLIPFVKEIVPVVDLQARYVEITPPPGLMEI; via the coding sequence ATGGCGAACCACAAAGGCGCAAAGGACGCGAAGTTAGAACAAGAGAGTTCGGGGTGGTTGGAGATTGGGAGGATTGTTGCACCTCAAGGGTTGAATGGCGAAGTGCGGGTTTATCCTGATACTGACTTTCCTGAACGGTTTGAACAGCCAGGAACGCGATGGTTGTTGTGTTCTCAAGATGAGGAACCACGCCCAATTGAATTGTTGAGTGGGCGGTATCTGGCTGGTAAGAATTTGTATGTGGTGGAATTTTTGGGAGTGGAAAACCGCGATCAGGCGGAGGCTTTGCGCGGGTGTAAGTTGTTGGTTCGCGAAAGCGATCGCCCTGTACTAGGCGAAGATGAATATCATGTGTTGGACTTGGTGGGCTTGGAAGTCATCATGCAGGAATCGGGAGCGAAGATTGGTGCTGTGGTTGATGTCCTTCCTGCGGGGAATGATTTATTAGAAGTGAAATTATATCAAGATCCGATTGCAGATAACAATTCTCGGACGGTTTTGATTCCTTTTGTGAAAGAGATTGTTCCTGTAGTCGATTTGCAAGCGCGTTATGTCGAAATTACTCCGCCACCTGGGTTGATGGAAATCTAA
- a CDS encoding GNAT family N-acetyltransferase has translation MKIRNALISDLPDIIGIYNASIPTRKATADTEPISVESRLDWFAKHNASRPLWVLEIDREVVAWIGLTSFYGGRPAYNATAEVSIYIAPQHQSKGYGTMLVRRMIDYCPSLGVTTLLAMYFDHNDASRRMFEKLGFEPKGHLPEIAVLDGEKRGLIIAAYKIAA, from the coding sequence ATGAAGATCCGCAATGCACTGATTTCAGACTTACCAGATATTATTGGGATTTATAATGCATCGATTCCCACGCGCAAAGCAACCGCAGATACTGAACCAATTAGTGTTGAGAGTCGTTTAGATTGGTTTGCAAAACATAATGCATCGCGCCCTCTATGGGTACTGGAAATTGATCGCGAAGTTGTTGCGTGGATTGGTCTGACTTCATTTTATGGTGGACGTCCGGCTTATAATGCCACTGCGGAAGTTAGTATTTATATCGCACCCCAGCATCAGAGTAAAGGCTATGGCACAATGTTAGTCCGCCGGATGATCGATTATTGCCCTAGCTTAGGCGTGACAACGTTGCTAGCAATGTATTTTGACCACAATGATGCAAGTCGGCGAATGTTTGAGAAACTTGGTTTTGAGCCAAAGGGACATTTGCCTGAAATTGCCGTGCTTGATGGTGAAAAACGCGGATTAATTATTGCAGCTTATAAAATTGCCGCATGA
- a CDS encoding permease, translating into MTQLNNAFTLFLSLLVEAMPFLLLGVLLSSVLLLFIDEQKLIARLPKNPLLGALVGSMVGFLFPVCECGNVPVARRLLMQGVPTPVAIGFLLAAPTVNPIVIWATWTAFRDQPEIVVLRIALSLIIATIVGWVFSVQKDLKPLLQPAIAKSWEYNFSPKQDIKKSTQASPLLQSGTFLLNQPGQMVRMDATVLQASLAATAPTKPLSDRLRLLVDNTIQELRELGAVLVFGSAIAAFIQVAVPREVILNLGYGPVTSIIAMMLLAAVVSICSTVDSFFALSFSSTFTSGSLLAFLIFGPMIDLKAIGLMLSIFKPKAVIYLFALAAQLTFLFTLFINLQII; encoded by the coding sequence ATGACTCAACTCAACAACGCCTTCACTCTGTTTTTAAGTTTGCTCGTAGAGGCAATGCCCTTTTTGTTATTAGGGGTATTGTTATCTAGTGTGCTGCTATTGTTTATTGATGAGCAAAAGTTAATCGCCAGACTTCCTAAAAATCCGTTATTGGGTGCTTTGGTTGGTAGTATGGTAGGTTTTTTGTTTCCTGTATGCGAATGCGGTAATGTCCCCGTTGCGCGGCGATTGTTGATGCAGGGAGTACCAACACCAGTGGCGATCGGGTTTTTGTTAGCAGCACCAACCGTGAATCCAATCGTCATTTGGGCAACTTGGACAGCGTTTCGCGATCAACCAGAAATTGTTGTGCTGAGAATTGCGCTTTCATTAATAATTGCGACTATCGTCGGGTGGGTTTTTAGCGTTCAAAAAGATCTTAAGCCTTTGCTACAACCTGCAATTGCTAAAAGTTGGGAATATAACTTTAGCCCAAAGCAAGATATTAAAAAATCAACACAAGCATCACCGCTATTACAATCAGGAACATTTTTACTCAATCAACCTGGTCAAATGGTACGCATGGATGCTACTGTACTTCAGGCAAGCTTAGCTGCTACGGCACCAACAAAACCGTTGTCTGACCGTTTGCGATTATTAGTAGACAACACAATACAGGAACTGCGGGAGTTGGGTGCGGTTTTAGTGTTTGGGAGTGCGATCGCTGCTTTTATTCAAGTTGCTGTACCGCGCGAAGTAATTTTAAATCTAGGTTATGGTCCAGTCACATCAATTATTGCCATGATGCTGCTGGCGGCGGTTGTGTCGATTTGTTCTACAGTTGATTCTTTTTTCGCGCTTTCTTTTTCTTCGACATTTACTAGCGGATCGCTGCTTGCATTTTTAATATTTGGACCCATGATTGATTTAAAAGCAATTGGTTTAATGCTCTCAATTTTTAAGCCTAAAGCTGTTATTTACTTATTTGCTTTAGCGGCTCAATTAACATTTTTATTTACTTTATTCATCAACTTGCAGATTATTTAA
- a CDS encoding TIGR03943 family protein: MIGGKFKRKQAKLSPSQAKSKAWFFTWLDVLAIGAWGILMLRYWLTGKLNLLIHPDYFWLVISGGIGLLIIASSKAWQLLRQRRSSKGAIVQHVTLFPPGMSSSLLLITAIIGLTFTPRVFASQTALDRGVTDSLGATRAQPQAFRSARNPEERSLLDWVRTLNVYPEPDAYAGQRAKVQGFVIHPPELPPDYILISRFVITCCAADAYPVGLPVKLSASRQAYPPDTWLEVEGTMATDTLVGKRQLTIQATSLKPIAEPENPYEY; the protein is encoded by the coding sequence ATGATCGGCGGTAAATTCAAGCGTAAACAAGCAAAATTGAGTCCAAGCCAAGCCAAAAGTAAAGCTTGGTTTTTCACGTGGCTGGATGTACTAGCAATTGGTGCTTGGGGCATTTTAATGCTGCGGTATTGGCTAACTGGTAAGCTGAATTTGCTGATTCATCCTGATTATTTTTGGTTAGTGATTTCAGGCGGAATTGGTTTACTGATTATTGCTAGTAGTAAAGCATGGCAACTATTGCGACAACGGCGTTCCAGTAAAGGCGCGATTGTGCAGCACGTAACGTTATTTCCTCCAGGAATGAGTAGTAGCCTATTATTAATTACCGCAATTATTGGGTTAACATTTACACCCCGCGTTTTTGCAAGTCAAACTGCACTCGATCGCGGTGTAACCGATTCTTTGGGTGCAACGCGGGCGCAACCGCAGGCTTTTCGGAGTGCACGCAATCCTGAAGAGCGATCGCTTTTAGACTGGGTGAGAACTTTAAATGTTTATCCTGAACCTGATGCTTATGCTGGACAACGTGCTAAGGTGCAGGGCTTTGTGATTCATCCACCCGAATTACCCCCCGATTACATTTTGATCTCGCGGTTTGTAATTACTTGCTGTGCTGCTGATGCTTATCCTGTAGGATTACCTGTGAAACTGAGTGCATCGCGCCAAGCTTACCCACCCGATACCTGGTTGGAGGTTGAAGGAACAATGGCGACTGACACTTTAGTTGGAAAACGTCAGTTAACGATTCAAGCAACTTCGCTTAAGCCTATTGCTGAACCTGAAAACCCCTATGAATATTAG
- a CDS encoding Ig-like domain-containing protein, translating into MSVSHKFLQPLDRVALTLMLVLSFFIGLLLLRGDGVAPQVRDFSWDGKAIGAEDTAFILNFSRPMDTVSVEENLQIDPPLPGKISWAGRRMAYTLLAPAPYGNSYQVNLHSAKDRLSVAENSPKVMQPFSSRFRTRDRAFVYLGVEGDEQGRLILYNLSQQQKTILTPRNLVVVDFKPYPDGKKVLFSATERSNNQDLLASQLYTVTTGINSDLINQSDRTFLGLRLPFVGNRTNPEPAGKINLILDNKNYQNLKFDLSADGQKIIVQRVNQQNPGEFGLWLLRNNEKPQRLNSQPGGDFMITPDSTSVAVAQGEGVGILPLQPDAEKPLDFLPEYGMVLSFSRDGTQATMVKFNSDYTRSLFLVTSQGEPTELVRTTGSIKSCQFDPLRQNLYCLLTQLLEKEEYEEQPYLVAIDLKTGNQKPLVILPEQRDVQMSLAPDGLAVLFDQVVTNAANPALTGPRTSDGEAIATSRLWLLPILSQTSSPQPFMQPEQLPLPGFHPRWLP; encoded by the coding sequence ATGTCTGTCAGTCATAAATTTCTGCAACCACTCGATCGCGTCGCCCTCACCTTAATGCTGGTGTTGAGTTTTTTCATTGGACTGCTGCTGTTGCGAGGAGATGGTGTCGCACCACAAGTGCGAGATTTTAGCTGGGATGGAAAAGCGATTGGAGCAGAAGACACTGCTTTTATTTTGAATTTTAGCCGTCCGATGGATACGGTAAGCGTTGAGGAAAATTTACAAATCGATCCGCCGCTACCAGGAAAAATTAGTTGGGCGGGGCGACGCATGGCGTATACGCTACTAGCACCTGCACCCTATGGAAATTCTTATCAAGTTAATTTACACAGCGCTAAGGATCGTCTTTCTGTCGCTGAAAATTCTCCAAAAGTGATGCAGCCGTTTAGTAGTCGATTTCGTACGCGCGATCGCGCTTTTGTTTATCTTGGAGTCGAAGGAGACGAACAAGGACGCTTGATCCTCTACAACCTCTCACAACAGCAGAAGACGATTCTCACACCGAGAAATTTAGTTGTTGTTGACTTCAAGCCTTATCCCGATGGAAAAAAAGTTTTGTTCTCTGCTACCGAGCGAAGCAATAATCAGGACTTACTCGCCTCACAGCTTTACACGGTAACGACAGGAATCAATTCTGATCTTATAAATCAAAGCGATCGCACTTTTCTCGGCTTACGCTTACCTTTTGTTGGAAATAGGACTAATCCCGAACCAGCAGGTAAAATTAACCTGATATTAGATAACAAAAATTATCAAAACTTAAAATTTGACCTTTCTGCGGACGGACAAAAGATTATTGTGCAACGCGTGAATCAACAAAATCCTGGAGAATTTGGCTTGTGGTTACTGCGTAATAACGAAAAACCGCAACGCTTGAATAGCCAGCCAGGAGGCGATTTTATGATTACACCTGATAGCACCTCAGTTGCGGTAGCACAAGGCGAAGGGGTTGGAATTTTACCGTTACAACCAGACGCAGAGAAGCCGCTCGATTTTCTACCAGAGTATGGCATGGTACTGAGTTTTTCGCGCGATGGTACCCAAGCGACGATGGTGAAATTTAATTCGGATTACACGCGATCGCTGTTTTTGGTAACAAGTCAAGGCGAACCAACCGAACTTGTGCGGACAACAGGTTCGATTAAAAGCTGTCAGTTTGATCCTCTACGCCAAAATCTTTATTGTCTCCTCACGCAGTTGCTAGAAAAAGAGGAATACGAAGAACAACCGTATTTAGTCGCAATTGACCTAAAAACAGGCAACCAAAAACCTTTGGTGATTTTACCTGAGCAACGCGATGTCCAGATGAGTTTAGCACCCGATGGTTTGGCGGTGTTGTTTGACCAAGTTGTCACAAACGCAGCGAATCCAGCACTGACAGGACCGCGCACGAGTGACGGCGAGGCGATCGCAACGAGTCGGTTATGGTTACTGCCAATCTTATCTCAAACGTCGTCTCCACAGCCATTTATGCAGCCCGAACAACTTCCTCTACCAGGTTTTCATCCGCGTTGGCTTCCTTAA
- a CDS encoding RNA-guided endonuclease TnpB family protein, with the protein MLLGFKTCLILNNKQRTLVAKHAGTARDAYNWANGLVKEILDHNKANPTNKIKFPSAIELHKWLVAIRKKDKPWYYEVSKCAPQYALRQLREAWDRCFKKISGVPQFKKKGKHDSFTLDGSIKILSSNKIKIPIIGVVKTYERLPQLDLVKNVTITRQADKWFISFKIEAEELTTTSSDIVGVDLGIKALAVLSTGKVIDGAKSYRKAEKKLGKLQREVSRKVKGSNNRAKAVTKLAKAHARIANIRKDTLHKLTTYLSKNHAVVGIEDLNVSGMLANYKLAKAIADMGFYEFRRQLDYKCKLYGSKLIVIDRWFGSSKTCSNCGCVKESLSLAERTYYCGECNFSIDRDLNAAINIERYAASSVVSV; encoded by the coding sequence ATGTTATTAGGTTTTAAGACCTGTCTTATATTAAATAATAAACAGCGAACCTTAGTAGCTAAACACGCAGGTACAGCTAGGGATGCTTATAATTGGGCGAATGGTTTAGTTAAAGAAATACTAGACCACAATAAAGCTAACCCAACTAATAAAATAAAGTTTCCTTCAGCTATTGAATTACATAAGTGGTTAGTTGCAATACGTAAGAAGGATAAACCTTGGTACTATGAAGTCAGTAAGTGCGCTCCTCAATATGCATTACGTCAATTAAGAGAAGCCTGGGATAGGTGCTTTAAGAAAATATCTGGTGTACCTCAATTTAAGAAGAAAGGCAAGCATGATAGTTTCACTCTAGATGGCTCTATCAAAATACTAAGTAGTAATAAAATCAAAATACCTATTATTGGTGTGGTTAAAACTTATGAAAGATTACCTCAACTCGACTTAGTTAAGAATGTAACTATTACTAGACAGGCTGACAAATGGTTTATTAGCTTTAAGATTGAAGCTGAAGAACTAACCACTACTAGCTCAGATATAGTTGGTGTAGATTTAGGTATTAAAGCTTTGGCTGTATTATCTACAGGTAAAGTGATTGATGGTGCTAAGTCCTACCGTAAAGCTGAGAAAAAATTAGGTAAACTGCAACGTGAAGTTAGCCGCAAGGTAAAAGGTTCTAACAATAGAGCTAAGGCTGTAACTAAACTAGCGAAAGCACACGCACGTATAGCCAACATCCGTAAAGATACATTACATAAACTCACTACATACTTAAGCAAAAACCACGCTGTAGTTGGGATTGAGGATTTGAATGTATCAGGAATGCTAGCTAATTATAAGCTAGCTAAAGCTATTGCTGATATGGGATTTTACGAATTCCGTAGACAGCTTGACTATAAATGTAAACTCTATGGTAGCAAGCTAATTGTTATCGATAGATGGTTTGGAAGTAGCAAAACTTGTTCTAATTGTGGTTGCGTAAAAGAATCTCTATCGTTGGCTGAAAGAACATACTACTGTGGTGAGTGTAATTTCAGTATCGATAGAGATTTGAACGCAGCGATAAATATAGAACGATACGCGGCAAGTTCTGTCGTGTCTGTCTAG
- a CDS encoding NAD(P)/FAD-dependent oxidoreductase, with product MRELVYIEIPTPDTAAVCSWLQTAWVPEKGEKIITPEGLRLRMPQNLSPVTFISDPSEDQLPCELSVFVWSVQRTTYLKVFRWGDRAFPNEKQILQRLVAQLRVQFPHNYPEPPEIGNQSIFAALASYYPLTVKFFQKFPQGEYDLTRAYWWEKRWREGVRNPQQPQQVIFKQVGTEQQPSTPTYDLIYVGGALGVIHAAVMAQLGYKVLLIERLPFGRMNREWNISRAELQSLINLGLFTAVECESLIAREYKDGFNKFFDGNNPNHLRSSVLHTPTVLNVALDAEKLLRMCGEKLQAAGGEIWDETEFLNAVIADTHLTVKVKCLSTNHETEATGRLLVDAMGTASPIAWQLNGGRAFDSVCPTVGAVISGGFAPEVWDAHYGDVLNSHGDISRGRQLIWELFPGAGDDIAIYLFHYHQVNATNPGSLLEMYEDFFTILPEYRRCDMDQLVWKKATFGYIPGHFSTSSRDRTVAFDRLIAIGDAASLQSPLVFTGFGSLIRNLERLTTLVDTALKHDLLKFHHLNQIRAYQSNVAVTWLFSKGMMVPTGRFLPPQRINSMLNTFFGLLTDEPLEVADTFIKDRVDWLTFNRLALKAARKNPSQVLWIWDLAGTKDLWRWLGNYLNFGLAAVISALLSSWFPSLLRQIQPWLEPRYPALWLKLLAYNYELTAGLGRSYHTNQRVKRENPQASSQIEVRS from the coding sequence ATGAGAGAACTTGTTTACATAGAAATTCCCACACCAGATACAGCGGCTGTCTGTAGCTGGCTGCAAACGGCATGGGTACCGGAAAAAGGAGAAAAAATTATTACTCCTGAAGGGCTACGTCTAAGAATGCCCCAAAATTTATCTCCGGTAACGTTTATTTCAGATCCTTCAGAAGATCAACTGCCTTGTGAACTCTCCGTTTTTGTTTGGTCTGTGCAGCGGACAACGTATCTTAAAGTATTTCGCTGGGGCGATCGCGCTTTCCCAAATGAAAAGCAAATTCTGCAACGCCTGGTAGCACAACTACGAGTTCAATTTCCGCACAATTACCCCGAACCCCCCGAAATTGGCAATCAATCAATTTTTGCTGCGCTAGCTTCCTATTATCCTTTGACTGTCAAGTTTTTTCAGAAATTTCCCCAAGGAGAGTATGACTTGACACGTGCTTATTGGTGGGAGAAACGATGGCGCGAAGGTGTCCGCAATCCCCAACAGCCCCAGCAAGTTATTTTCAAGCAAGTTGGTACCGAGCAACAGCCCTCAACACCCACTTATGACTTGATTTATGTAGGTGGCGCATTAGGCGTTATTCATGCGGCGGTGATGGCACAGTTAGGGTACAAAGTGTTGTTAATCGAGCGCTTACCGTTTGGGCGAATGAATCGCGAATGGAACATTTCCCGCGCCGAACTTCAAAGCTTAATTAACTTGGGTTTGTTTACCGCAGTTGAGTGTGAAAGCCTGATTGCGCGCGAGTACAAAGACGGATTTAATAAGTTTTTCGACGGCAATAACCCAAATCATCTGAGATCGTCTGTTTTACACACTCCCACTGTATTAAACGTTGCGCTCGATGCTGAAAAGCTATTGCGGATGTGTGGCGAAAAGTTACAAGCGGCTGGGGGAGAAATTTGGGATGAGACGGAATTTCTCAACGCGGTGATAGCAGATACACATTTAACAGTAAAAGTCAAGTGTTTATCTACAAATCACGAGACAGAAGCAACGGGACGCTTACTTGTAGATGCGATGGGAACAGCATCCCCGATCGCGTGGCAGTTAAACGGCGGACGAGCGTTTGATAGTGTCTGCCCGACAGTCGGGGCGGTCATTTCTGGCGGTTTTGCCCCAGAGGTGTGGGATGCGCACTACGGCGATGTTTTAAATAGTCATGGCGATATCTCGCGCGGACGACAGCTAATTTGGGAATTATTTCCAGGTGCAGGCGACGACATTGCCATTTATCTATTTCATTACCATCAGGTAAATGCAACAAATCCTGGCTCGTTACTTGAAATGTATGAAGACTTTTTTACAATTCTGCCTGAGTACCGCCGCTGCGACATGGATCAGCTGGTTTGGAAAAAAGCAACATTTGGTTATATTCCAGGACACTTTAGTACGAGTAGCCGCGATCGCACAGTTGCGTTTGACCGACTGATTGCGATCGGTGATGCTGCATCACTGCAATCACCTTTAGTCTTTACTGGCTTTGGTTCTTTAATCCGCAACCTCGAACGTTTGACGACGCTGGTAGATACTGCCCTCAAGCACGACTTACTCAAATTTCACCACCTTAATCAAATCCGTGCTTACCAAAGCAATGTTGCTGTTACTTGGCTGTTTTCCAAAGGTATGATGGTTCCCACGGGTAGGTTTTTGCCACCGCAGCGCATCAACTCGATGTTAAATACTTTCTTTGGCTTATTGACCGATGAACCGCTAGAAGTCGCTGATACTTTTATTAAAGATCGAGTAGACTGGTTAACCTTTAATCGCTTAGCGTTGAAAGCCGCCAGAAAAAATCCTTCTCAGGTCTTGTGGATTTGGGATTTAGCTGGAACAAAAGATCTTTGGCGATGGCTTGGTAACTATCTTAACTTTGGCTTGGCTGCCGTAATCAGTGCTTTACTCAGTAGTTGGTTTCCTAGCTTGCTGCGTCAAATACAACCTTGGTTAGAGCCGCGTTATCCAGCTTTATGGCTAAAGCTCCTAGCTTATAACTACGAGCTTACAGCTGGTCTAGGACGTTCTTATCATACTAATCAGCGTGTCAAGCGGGAGAATCCGCAAGCGAGTAGTCAGATCGAAGTCAGAAGCTAA
- a CDS encoding phosphatase PAP2 family protein, with translation MRSQLISLVFRIRVVGLLLAGGSLWVFAQIADEVLEKESYALDTRFLLAIQRIHNPWLDRAMVVTTFLGDPIVLFVICLVIGIWLYKQHHSQAITLGIAAIGAVLLNYLLKQLFTRARPALWERIINVRNYSFPSGHAMVSLVIYGVIGYILTNYFPQHRKLITSLTVVLVILIGFSRMYLGVHWPTDVAAGYAAGLVWLIACILSLRVWRQRRARRYAQAAKDSVSSHR, from the coding sequence ATGCGATCGCAACTAATTTCGCTAGTATTCCGAATCAGAGTAGTCGGACTTTTACTAGCGGGCGGCTCGTTATGGGTATTTGCCCAAATTGCGGATGAGGTTTTAGAAAAAGAGAGCTATGCCCTCGATACCAGATTTTTGCTAGCGATTCAACGAATACACAATCCGTGGCTCGATCGCGCGATGGTTGTGACAACATTTCTAGGCGATCCCATAGTGTTGTTTGTGATTTGCTTAGTTATAGGAATTTGGTTATACAAACAGCATCATTCCCAAGCAATCACATTAGGAATAGCAGCAATTGGTGCGGTACTTCTTAACTATTTGCTCAAACAACTGTTTACAAGAGCAAGACCAGCTTTATGGGAACGCATCATTAACGTAAGAAACTATAGCTTTCCCAGCGGTCATGCAATGGTGTCACTTGTAATTTATGGTGTTATTGGTTACATTTTGACGAATTACTTCCCGCAACATCGAAAATTAATAACGAGCTTAACAGTTGTACTCGTTATTTTAATCGGCTTTAGTCGAATGTATCTTGGCGTTCACTGGCCAACCGATGTGGCTGCTGGATATGCAGCAGGCTTAGTATGGCTAATTGCGTGTATCCTTAGCTTGCGAGTTTGGCGTCAACGTCGAGCCCGCCGCTACGCTCAGGCTGCAAAAGATTCAGTATCTTCTCATCGATAA